GCCCGGTGGCACAGGGCACAGTTCACCACGTTCCTGTGGCTGGCGCTGAGGGCCGCGAGGATGAACTTCCGCAGATCCTCGCCCTGGCCCATCTGGGCATCGTCCTCCACCCGCACGTGGAAAGTGTTCAGCTTGTGCCGGGGGATGTGAGTGAGGAGCTCGGACAGGTCCAGGCGCCGCAGGAACTGCACGGGCGCGTCGAAGTGGCCCCCCCTGTGAACTGACAACCCGGCCGGACTGTAGTCAAAGTGCGCGTTTCGGAACACGTGGCCCCCCGCCAGAGCCTTTTTGTGAGGCTCCAGGTGGATGGCGTTCTTTAGGAACTCCCCGAGGTACCTGGAGGAGCGGGGGCCGCTGAAGTGGGCGGGGGAGAGGATGGAGTAGCCGGTGGGCGGGGACTGGCCCGGGGAGCCACAGGGGGAGCGCGCCCCGTAGGCTGCGGCCCCAGCGCCCTTCTCCTGGGAGTTCTGCCGGTCCATGGAATGCCGGCGGGGCAGGTCGTGGCTCAGGCCTTTCTGGGGCTTGGTGGGCGGCCGGCACTTCTTGGCCTCCTCCACCGCCTCACCGGGGGGCCTCCCGGTGTTCCTCTCCGACCCcgacttcttctttttctcatcctGCATCCGCTTCACCTGGTACCAATCCGTGTCCTTCTTCAAGTGGCCCTGGCCGCAGCGGCAGGAGCAGAAACGGAAGGCCAGGTCGTAGCCCTTCTTGGTCCACATGTTCTGGCGGCACTGCTTCTCGTTCCAGCTGCGGGCCCGGCCGATGCAGTTGAACTGGACCAGGATGCTGCTCTCCCACTCGTAGAAGCACTGCAGGTGCATCCAGGTGCTGTGAGGGCAGTGCTCATTGTTGCACACCACCTTCTGGTAGTCGTCCTTCTCCAGGTCAACGGGCCTCCCAAAGCTGCAGATCAGCGGCGTGGCACAAGGGGCTTCTGGGGAGAaacacgagagagagagagagagacagagaaagtcagCTAGCGGGCTGCGGGATTCCAACCCACGGCCAAGTGTGAGATCGAAGCTACCATCCCACCTTAGCCCATTCACGCCAAAGGTACGATTTTTCTGGTGTGGAGATTTCTGCTACTGGAATAACACCAGACAGGGTTCAAAAACATTCACCATTTTCTTCTGGTGTGATGTTGTACCAAGggaatttattttctgattttccgtTATCTGCTGAAAAACATACCAGTAAGCTTCAAAAAGTCCAAATCCTTCACAGTGCAATTAGCCGTATGTCAGTACTCGTAACAGTGTAGTATGAGGTCTTCCTGAGACGTGGGTGTAAGGAAAGGCACTTTCagggttcttttaaaaatgaatcactcctggggcttccctggtggcgcagcggttaagattccgcctgccgatgcaggggacacgggttcgagccctggtccgggaagatcccacatgctgcggagcaactaagcccctgcgccacaactactgagcctgcgccctagagcccgcgagccgcaactactgaagcccgtgcgcctagaacccgcgctccgcaaagagaagccaccgcaatgagaagcccgagcaccccaatgaagagtagtccccgctcgccgcaactagagaaaagccgacgcacagcaacaaaagacccagtgcagccagaaataaaataaataaaatgaaattttttaaaaaaaaccacaccattcactttataaaaacaaacaaacaaaatgaatcaCTCCAGTGAACTAGGTAATACGACGGAGCTACTGAACCAACAAGTTCAGATGGTAGCTCCAAAAGGGCCCTCGAAACACTATCACGGGATTTAGGTTATCCTGAATACCacagaggaaagaagacagacTTGCCTGCTATAATACAAAATGCCACCAAACGAAGCGGCAGAGATGATGGGACCCACAGAGCCTATGGCTATGTTACAATCATCCCCTTCAGTGTCGGATTCCAGGAACTTAGCCAAATGGCCCAAACCGACCTGTCTACCCCCATGATCACCGTGGCTTCCCCATCTACCTCCCGGGTGTCACAACGCTTAATCTTCACTTCTCCAAATCCCAACTGTCCAGTGTAGCAATTCACAGCCTGGACTCTGCAACCAGACTACCTCGGTTAGAACCCCAGCAGTACCACTGATGAGCTGTGTGCTCGTGAAcaagttactttacttctcttTGTGTCAGCTTCCTCTGTATAAAATGCAGATAACAACTGAATGTACCTTATATGGCTCTTAAAAGGATGAAATATACTGATACACAGGTGGTGCTTAGAGCAGGGACTGGCACGTAGTAaacctcttccccttcctcctatTCTTCAAGGCCCATCTCTAGATGCCAGGACTCCCCTCCTCCCTTGCATCCtgatctccccacccccaggaaggtTCCAGACTGAACCTTACTTGAGTCCCCACTGTGGCTGGTCCCCACCGGGTGATGACTCAGGAAAGGACGCCTATTACTCAGCTTTGTGCTCCTGGCACCACCGGGCTCATGCCTTGCACACATGCAGTGCTGAATAAAGGTGCACTGAAAAGACACTGGCACATGAAACCCACACATGACAAGCAgagcagaagggagagagagggctgTAACCCTAGGTAGAAAGACTAGTGCAGGGAAGCACACTGAAAAGAAGTAGAAGAGTGTTATGTATACTGGGTAAATTAACTGTAGTCACCTGAAATGTAGACACCTTTAGtatcttaaaatgttaattaGTCAATTAAAGTTCAGTTGCTTTTATCTTTAATCCTTCAGAGGAACAGCCTCAAAGGCAGTGACTCTGTAATGTAATGGCAATAAGCAAAGTGATATCAACCCAGGACTAAGGAAATCAAATTTAAAGAATGACCTAGCAGTACCCTTGCATTCACGatatccaaaattttaaattctaaatgctGAGACGGActtgatatttcttttaaaagtattttcacatttcacataCTAGGTGTTTAGAaagtaagtaaatgaataatgtcatgcctctttttcaaattcctaaGTCTTACAATTTACTGAAACatataggaaacatttttttaactgtaaaaaacAGGACTGGTGGCATTCAAAAATCACACCTGTAACAAATTAGCCATATTATAGAAATGTATTTGATTGTTTCCTGAAAGCCATTTCTAAATTTACAAAATTCCTAGCTCTTAAGAACAGCAGTCCCACAGAggtataaatggaatataaacaCCTGATACCACCACACCTCTAAGGGGGAAGTGGAAAGAAGGGAATCCCACATTCAGTGAGCGCCTGTGTTACACACCTCCCCTGGGACATTACTCTGAGCTGTGATAGCTTGACTaacaagcaaaatgagaaaaggtTCCTTTATACAAAGTcagcatggttttaaaaaatgtatacgaACGCTCCAGTACCTGTTTCTACGGCTTCACCGTCAAATATTCCGTACTCAGCTTCTATTTCTCCCTGCCCAAGTGAAAATAATCAGGGCTCACCTCATTCTGGGCAAAAATCTCAAGTAGTTTCAAGTCTGGACAATAAGATAATGAGGCTGACGTCACTTGGGCAAAGTCTGTCACTCTCTTTCTCATCCTGTATCCTTCCTACCCACTCAGGCCTCGGTCCTCCCCCACCTAGTAAAAGGGAGGGACCTGACTGTAGTCATTTACACTGGCTGGCCAACAAACCCAAAGCTCTTGACAAACTCATTCACGCTAACGGGAAGCCCCCAAACCAGACACTGCCATTTTCAGCTTCTTAACTGTGAAATGTACTGTTTTCACCACTCTTAAAATTGTTTCAGGCATCACAAGAAGATGGGGAGTTCGGCGGGGTGGAGGGGCGAGGAGGGGCTTCTGAAGTCACATGAGGCTTTCTAGACAAAGCCTAAGGCAGGGACTCGGTCATTTTCATCATTGTAAACCCACTACTGTGAAGACTGTATCATGCCTAACAAACGTCTTGTTGAAGGCAAGTACGGCCCAGTCGGATTTCGGACTCTGCAGTGACTGagtgctggaggagggagagggcaggaaggTGGCCACTGGGGAGCACAGCTCACTGCTCCGCCCCTGAGTCGCAGCAGGCCTTCTAGACTCAGCACAGGATTCTCTCTGGGGCAGAGCCTGGCCCTCACCCTCACTTCCTCAGACTTACCCTAATCTATTCTACCCTCCTTCAGCATCCAGGTACCAAGGGCAGACTTTAGGGTTTCTGAACAACTATTTTACGACAGGGATCTGTTGCATACAGTAATTCTTCTTACATGGGAACACATCCCCTTGTTTGCAGAGCAAGTTCCCCTAGGGGTATGACGGTTCTGACCAGAGGATCCTCATCGCTGAGCTTCCTGAGAGGCCAGAGCATGGTGACTGAGGATACGGACTCtggagccagccagccagcctgcaTTGACTCTCAGCTCTAAACTTATTAGTTTTAAGACCTTCGACtagtcacttaacctccctgtgcttctatcttctcagctgtaaaatggcaGAAATAAGAGCGAGCACCTACATGAAAGGGTTGCCGTGAAAATCAAAGGGGTTATTACGGCAGTTTGACAGTGTCCAGCACATAACGAGCGTCATTTAAATATAAGCAATTATTATTAAAAGCTTTACCACTTTACATTACCTGATGTAAAACCAAAGGACTTTGAATGTGTTTAGAGCAAAGCTACAACCAGGAAGTGACCGTCCTTTCTCCATCCGTAAATAAGTGCAAGAAATGTTCTGCTTCCCTACAACAAACAAAGCAGGGTGGTGTGCATAAAATAATTCACTAAATATCTACTGACAagttttaaagaaggaaaatttacTTCTTCTAACCCCTTAAAGATTTTCTACTCAGTGTCAGACAAATAAGTATCTTGCTATGTGTATTTTTCAACCTAAACAATCTTTTCCAAGCCTGGATAACAGGGAGTCACAAAAGGCATGGCTGTATTTGATTCATGAGATGTGTTCCTAAAGAACTTACATAATTCAAGACTGATTATCCCCTAGTCTGGGGGTAGAGTATGGGGAAATGCATCCTCAGAATGCATAAATCTGCAGCCGTTGTGCTGTATTTTTACTTTACTGGTGCTTTTTAATATCAGCATTACCTCTAATATTTCTCAGTTGTACCTCATAAATTGACAGCATGGCATATCATAGTGTTTTATCACATTTCTGTTCCAAAGTTACAGATTTTCAGGATGTTTTTCAGTACCAGTATTAGCATACTTGGATATTTTGAAAGCTATAATAAAGGTTTAAAttataagttaattttaaaataataacacaaatGTCACCAAAATCCATGAAAAAGTTCTATAAACAACAAGAGTTCACATAATATTGCCAAGGGTTAGTAggtatttctctttaaaagaaaaggtaATGACATTGGGTaacaaagcatttttataattcagttgacctgctggctttgaaaatatGAGATGGCTTGATGCATAACTTGGGGGAATGTGTCTGTTGAAATTTTCCATATAATGtgaagcttttattattatttatgtgtCATTAGTTGAAATTTGCATAATTCAATTCACATATAATGGGATCACACTGTACTAGGAAATAAATTAGCAGGCTGCCTTTTCTCCTACTTGGGAGATTTAGATCTTGAGGGCCCTGTATCACGGAGAACTACATAGCACCCTAGCATTTCATGTACTGCATGCACTCACCCTGAAGGAGAGGTCGGTCCAAGAGCTCTTGGAACCAAACCACAACACCATAGGATGGGAACAGAACTCCAGAttaagtatatgtgtatgtgcactagtgtgtgcatgtgtgcctgtatgtgtgcatatatataactGCAAAGACACTGCCCAGTTGTTAAACTATCCCACTGCTAAAGACCCCAGAAAAGACTTCACATCATCCTCAAGTACTATAATCCaaatttaaagcattttcctTGCTTCTCTGAAACACTCTAGAACCTGATTTTGATTATCCTTGTCAATGGCCTCCCCTTTACCTgcacaaatattcaaaatatggccataatcaaaactcctaaatcatattttttatatgtaattCCCATTTTACCACCTAAGTTATAAGCACAGTGTGCCCAAAGCGTTGACCTACTTCTCTCTTGATGCACCCAGAATGGTGCCTGGAGACCAAAGGCCACAGTGGAGttggcccctccccctgcctctggaTTCCCAAAGCCCTCAGCTTAAAAGACAAATGGCTTCACCTCCCCCCAGTCTGTCCAACGGGTAAAACATATGGCTGCATAATTAACTGGCAACATGGGTTATCTGCAGACCAGATACCTGTCAAAGAATACGATCCATAACTCACTGCTGTTCAATATCTCCCAAAAGCTCAACTGagagaaacaatttttaagaaagagtCCATAGATGATGTCCACACATTCCTCTAGATCAGACTTCCAGTGGGGTGGTCTGGCCTGCACTGTCTTATTAAACCAGTACAGGGTTTTTTGTTATGAAGTGTAAATGCCTTTTAGATGTATCATGCCCTCTCTGGGTCATCCAGGCCTCCACTCCAGCCCCGTTCATATACTTACTCATATGCCAGGACCCTGGATTCACTTGGGTGTGTGAGCCCTGGGCTAGATAAAAGCTATCCCTTAGTCAAGCCAGGTGTCCCAGAGTTGGTTACTTGGACCACATTGTTTTATTCCCTGGACAGGCTGTTCTGAATGACGTGAGCAGGcctaataaatttgttttatttatgaaagGACATGGTCATGGACATTGCTCAGTATTTTATAACATCTTATAAGTcgctggttttgttttgcttcatttgttAATCTGATGGACACTGTAGCGCAGGCCACTGCTTCTTTCCACTGAGGCCACTGTTTgcctctttcctctgtgtgctgGAAATCTGAAAGCCACATTTGTGACCTACCTCTTGTAATGCCTCAAGACGTCCATTATTTTTCCCAACAGTATCATCTCTATTACTAATATTCTCACTTATTTATTACTTCTTATAGTATTACATGTATTTTTGAAAGCCACTTTATTTTTAGAAGGAGGCTACAAATGATCAAACAAAAATCCATTCCCCACCTCTCCTCATAACTTTCAAATCAGCTTTGCCTAATACGTGTCAAAATTTGGACTTGATGGGGGCCCAGGTGCTCCCCTCCCTTCTCACTTTCCAAAGTCGGCCCAGAGCAGGGTGCAAAGTGAGAGGGGAGGCCGGTGCTGACCCACGACCCCAGGAGCCCCACAAACACAGCACCTTCAGGAAAGGCTGCCCCCTCTGCCTTGCCTGCGGCACAAGCGGAGGGTCCTGGAGCCGCTCTGCTCACCCgctccgtgcccctcccccatcccacagcCCACGCCTCTCACCCACTTCCCCTCGGCCCAGCTTCCCACTCTGCTATTCATACTCAGGCCTCTACTGTTCCCAGCGTACCTGGCTTCTCTCAGACACATCTCGGGCCGGCTCCTGCCCCTCAGCTCTGCCAGCCAACCTGGCCCCTCTGGCCTCCTTGCCCCACCTGGACCGTGCAGGTGCCTCCCCCATCACCTGCTCCCAGCCTCACTGGTGAAATTAGACATGGTGAAGTGGGCTCAGACTCCCCCCAACTCCACCCTGCCTTGTCTTCttctgggggtgtgtgtggggggggtctcTCTCCTGGGCTCTAACCCACAGAGCCTAGACTCTTCCGGGCACTGGCATCCTCACGTGGGCCCAGTCTTGCCTCCGCTTAGCTCTTCCCAACAGCAGCCTCTTtacctccccttctccccttctcccccctcACCTAGCAAACCCAGAAATTCATTTctggaaaatatgaaaaggagaatcccatgttcactgcagagACTAGCTCTAAGGGGAGAGGCAGAAAAAAGAGCAATGAACTGAGAAATTGCAAGTATTACAGATGTGGCCACACAATCTGAACCTGGCTGCAGGGTCACATCAGCACTGACAACTACAAGAATCCAACCAACTCCATCTTCCTAGGATGGCTACTGAAAAAACGCCAATGTAAGAACTTAATAGCAAGAATAGCAGATTACTGTAGTCATCTCGCTTTTATTAATGGCATTAGCAATTATAACGACAActtgttttaataataaaagtcatattcaTTGGTAAACTAATCATAGATACATGTACTCATATATAAGAATACAAGAAAAAGTAAGTTTATAAAAGGtgccaagtgaaataaggcaCAGGCggtcatatatatgtgtacatgagCGTATCTATGAATAACTAGATATCACCTTATCAATGTAATTTCATACACatgcacgtgtacacacacacacacacacgcctacTCTAGATGCAATATTATTTCTACagtgaacaacaacaaaagaccctTGCTTTTGCTAACCAAGTTCTTTAACAGTTAAATATGAACCTCGAGATCCACTGTAAACCCATCCTTTTGGCAATTACAATTGCCAGTAAACACCTGTTTGCTTTATGGGTTGCCCTTTCTCACGTCACTCTGAATACTGGCCAGCTCAGCATTAGCCACGGCAGGAATCTGTCAACACCTTTTGGAATTCTGACCACATTCTCTAAGATAGTAATCATCCCTTGCCCCCCTGCTTAGCATCAAAGCAAATTCAGTGAGCATCTTCTCCCTGCAGTGACACGGGGTTTTGAAGCTTGCGGGTCCAGCAGGTTTGCTTCATCGTTTTTACAGACACTGGactaaaaaagaatgatgaaaaatatagaaaaatatacacaaatgagtATTTGGAACCAGGATATATTGTTCCACTCTGTGCACAGATGTGATGCCATCAGCATTTCCACTTTCCTCCTTATGCTCCTGGAATGAATCAGGGAACATCAATACAGTGCATGACAACCCTGAATTTCTTCCATCATCGCAACTGATCGTGAAAATGGTAAAGGtttatcatctgcaaatattatGGATTTGAGGCcagatttttttaatcagcatATCCTGATAAGTAGACTTAACACCAGTTTACTAGGTCTGACACACTAAAATCTTCTGAATCTTTACTATAAAGAAGtcacacaagagggaagagatatgggaacatatgtatatgtataactgattcactttgttataaagcagaaactaacgcaccattgtaaagcaattatactccaataaagatgtttaaaaataaataaataaataaaaataaaataaaatatacctaaattaaaaaaaaaaagaagtcaaatacAGGATAATATGAGTACTTGACTACATACAGGTCTCTAGAGATCTGGACATCTGCAAAACAGTACAATAGTTATATTCTCAAAATGCTGTAAAAACTCAAACTATACAGATAAACTTCATATAGGAAATATTTCTAAGTGATCTGGTCTCTGAATAAGTCAGTTTTCTTAGCAGGTTTATTATACATAAGTACCCAAAGAAAGAGCCTTCAAATTTTCCAGGATATTAATAAACACTCATTTGGGCAAATGTATGGCTTCTTTTAATAGCTATCGTTTAATAAAGACCCTGTTTTAGAAGACGTAATAAAAACACCAGGGTTTGTCTTAGGGTTAAACACTTAactacagaagaaagaaaatacatgggGTCTCTGAAAATCAGCTCATTACAAGTCAATTCAAATAACGTTTTTGAACACCTGTTATGTGCCCAGTTCAGAGTCTAACATAGGGGTTGCAACTGTTGAATAAATTTGTAAGCCATATTTTCCTATATCTTTGAGTATCTTAtacttttttgttgaaaactggacactTTAAATAACATAAAGTGGCAACTCAAAATCAGATTCTGTCTCCTTACAGGACATGCTTCTATTGTTGTTACTGCTGTTTGTTTAGTGACGTTTAATTCTGTAAAGTCTCTATTTTTTCGTCACGTGTAGCCACTGAAGGTTCTGCTCagttagcttagtggtcagctaatAACTGGACAGAGACTTCCTTAAATGCCCTAAACCAATAAGTGTCCCATCCTTTGCTAGGGAGAAGGAATGGGAATAAAgcaagttaaaagaaaacaaaattcactgTTCTTACTACAATTCAATCATTTTCCCGAATAAACACTCCTAGGATTATTACAAGCCTTTAGTTAATTTCTAgaattttgaaaagttaattttaatcatttttgccAGTGTTCTCATTGTTTCTATGGAAAGGCAGATTTCTAGATGTCCTTCTTCTGTCATTCCAGAAGTGCTTCCTAATACAGATTTAagtttaaatacatattttgttacaGAAAAATGATAAGATGATCAATAAGAGAGTTTCAAGCAGGACGATACTCTTTCTTCGGATCAGACAGATTCTgggtaagaattttaaaataaagaaaaaatgtaaaatttctgacCATTATCTTTTAAATGGCTGATAATGGTTAGCAAGTTATTATGATATTTGGATTctgtttaaatacattaaaatgacacCATTTACAATAAACTATGATATTTGGATTCTGTTTAAATACACTAAAATGACACCATTTACAATAAACCGGAGACTGTATCCTCTGCATTTacttaaacctttaaaaaaactgGGTGTGACAGTATTAATATGCAAAAGAAGCTttgttttctcaaattcttttagaggatacaaaaacaaaaaagttttatcACCACCTTCAAATGAGCCTTCTAAAAATTACACTTTGACGACATCACACACACATTCAGGAACCTGGGAAACTCCCAGACTGAAGCCCCATGTCCTTTGGCTGTGATCAAGGAGCTCCACAACTAGGTCCCCAGGCTGGATCTCCCACCTGGTCACCCACCAGGCCCTCGCCCCAAGCCTCTGCTTCAGCTGCCATCCCTCTCTGTGGGGCAGTGCAGAGTGCAGATCAGAAGGCGAAGGAGTGGACCCGGACCACTGTGCCCACAACCATACCTCAAACTCACCAGGGGGTTAAAAATCATTTCTTGACTAACTGGTATTTGAAGTGAAaactaaaaaagttttaaaataaatgttctcaAATATTTTGAGATCTTTCtctactaaaaatttttaaaagacactaagTCCTGTACAAAAGGGAAGCtaatactttcaaaatattttgtcaacTTGCTTTAATTAGTATAGGAGCTATAGTAAAGCTCACTTAAGCATATCTGTCTTAACCTCTGATTTAGTTTATCCTCCCTTATGTTATTTTAGTGTGTGAGACTGTTCCAAAGAGGGTAGCAAGTTGAGTACATGGAGATTACATTCAGTTAAACATGTTTTTATGCTTTGAGTAGGATTTAAACACAAGGCTTTTCACTCAGACAAAATCTATCCAAATAAACATGAAAGCCTCACATTCTCCctcaaccaaaaaacaaaacaacaatgtGCTCTTCAACTATATTTAACAACTTGGGGTTTTAACACTCTCTTAATATATTGGGTTTATTCTCCTAGACTCACTCTTTTCTTACGTTCAATTAAAACTCACAAGCCTACCCAGCCTCAAGTTCAAACTAAATAGAAAGCTACAGGCTTCTATTTTACCCATTTCTAAATTTCCATTCTGGCTCCAACACTCTGACATCAGTAAGAAATCTGTATAATGATTTTAAGtagaaaattcatattttttcttgtctACCAAAGGCCATGTCAAGACCTAAAAGGACATGGACCCAAAATATGTCTGGTTTAGGCTGAATATCAGGATGAAGATAATGGTTTCATAGTTTTCCCTGAATGTCTCTTCAAAATACCAAAATACCAGAATAGAAATAAGATGATCCCTTGGTTCAGATTCTACCAACACGTCCTGAGCCCACGAGAGGATCCTTTAGGGACCTGCCCAAGCCATTCAGCTGGTAAGGGGCCTTCCCTCTCCCATTCCCCCCCACAATGCACACAGAGCCAGTTTATAAGGAGAGGAGGCAGTGACCAACAGCTTTGTGTAACCAGATCATAGTAAGCAGTTCTATAATTTGGAATAGTGTCTCATTCCAAATTATAGAACTGCTTACTATGATCTGGTTACACAAGTTTATTCAATATGGTCAATGTCCATATTAATcttcagaattatttaaaatctagGTCTACAGTAAGTCAAGTTAAAGAAGCAagtgcttagggcttccctggtggcacagtggttaagaatcagcctgccaatgcaggggacaagggttcgagccctagtccgggaagatcccacatgccgcggagcagttaagcccatgcgccacaactactgagcctgtgctctggagcccacgagccacaactactgaagcccgcgcgcctagagcccacgctccgcaacaagagaagccacggcaatgagaagcccgtgcaccacaatgaagattagcccccgctcgccgcaactagagaaagcccacatgcagcaatgaagacccaacacagccaaaaataaaataaatgaaataaatacatttattaaaaaaagcaaGTGCTTAAACCTAATTACAATTTAAAGGTTTCCCAATCTTTGCACtccttaaaaacaaagataagacAATGAGGTAAATCTATTCTAGCTAACAGAATTGctaattccaaaaaaaaaaataaaataaaataagccatgAGCAAAGGCTTACTCGTTTCTTAATGAGAATAAAGCAATTTTTCTtggaaagaatgtaaagaaaCGGCGCTCTACCAGTATGGAGACTATCGAATAGGGCAGCAGAAACAGCACTGATGTTGAGAAACAGAAGCTCAACCTGCTTCTCCTGAACCCTGTTTGGGTCAACATGCCAACCCCCAAGAAGAGTTTTAGAATTACTACTGTATTTAAATCAATAACCCCCCAGCACACGTGGTTACATTCATTTCCGTACTCTACCAGTACCCTAAACTGAACTAAATCCTTACACTCCTTTGTTTTCCATGTGCCTTTTCTGTCCTGCTGAACTCCCTGAAAAATACACTCTTTCAGCTCCCCTGCCTTCCCATCAAAATAAACCTGGGAAAATACTTTatagcagtggtccccaacctttttggcaccaggtaCCAGTTTCCTGGAAGACAACTTTTCCATAGACGGTGtcgggggatggttcaggcgataatgcgagtgatggggagtgatggggagcggcaggtgaagcttcgctcactcatccaccactcacctcctgctgcacggcccggttcctaacaggcccgGACCGATACCAGTccgcggcccgggggttggggacccctgcttcaCAGCAATCCTTCCCACCCTGGCCGTCACTCTGCTGTGATCTAGGGAGAAAAGACAAAGCTTTTGCCTGTGGGCCACACCACTcagcctatttctttttcttttttattttattttattttattttattttttatttattttttttaacatctttattggagtataactgttttacaatagtgtgttagtttctcctttacaacaaagtgaatcagttatacatatacatatgttcccatatctcttccctcttgcgtctccctccctcccaccctccctatcccacccctctcatggtcacaaagcacagaggtgatctccctgtgctatgcggcagcttcccactagctatctaatttacatttggtagtgcatatatgtccctgccactctctcacttcgtcacagctt
The genomic region above belongs to Physeter macrocephalus isolate SW-GA chromosome 10, ASM283717v5, whole genome shotgun sequence and contains:
- the HECA gene encoding headcase protein homolog, which encodes MPNPKNSKGGRKNKRANSSGDEQENGAGALAAAGAAGAAAGGALAAAAGCGAAAAXXXXXXXXXXXXXAGPGAAAAAAAAGAAAAGDAKNEAPCATPLICSFGRPVDLEKDDYQKVVCNNEHCPHSTWMHLQCFYEWESSILVQFNCIGRARSWNEKQCRQNMWTKKGYDLAFRFCSCRCGQGHLKKDTDWYQVKRMQDEKKKKSGSERNTGRPPGEAVEEAKKCRPPTKPQKGLSHDLPRRHSMDRQNSQEKGAGAAAYGARSPCGSPGQSPPTGYSILSPAHFSGPRSSRYLGEFLKNAIHLEPHKKALAGGHVFRNAHFDYSPAGLSVHRGGHFDAPVQFLRRLDLSELLTHIPRHKLNTFHVRVEDDAQMGQGEDLRKFILAALSASHRNVVNCALCHRALPVFEQFPLVDGTLFLSPSRHDEIEYDVPCHLQGRLMHLYAVCVDCLEGVHKIICIKCKSRWDGSWHQLGTMYTYDILAASPCCQARLNCKHCGKPVIDVRIGMQYFSEYSNVQQCPHCGNLDYHFVKPFSSFKVLEAY